The Polyangiaceae bacterium genomic interval TAGCAAGGTGAAACTAGATTCATTTGTGGTCAAAACGCCATCCGGCGTTGACACAACAGGCTTCAACATCATTGGCGAGTTAAGCGGCTATGCTGCGAAGTACCTGCCAAGCTTCACCATTAAGCTGACTGAGAAACCGTTTGGTGTTCCGGTGAATCCTGGAATACCGATTGCGAAGGACTAAAGAAGCCATCATCCACCATGGCTTGGTGCAACTCGACAAGCCTTTGCCATGCCGCTAGGTACACGGGGTCTTCAGCAAGCGCTCTCAAATTGGCGCACTGCGCGCAATCGCACGTGCATCGGGTGGCTTCACTCATGCAAACATGCTCGCATACGTATGCGGCGCGTGTCTAGCTGTCCGTGAAAAGCGACAGCTGTTTTTCCTTCGGTCGCCACGACAACAGATCGAGCTGTCCGTTCTCGTCGGCGATGGGAGCTGCAACGGCGATCGGTGCTGGTGTCATCGGGACGGGCTTGGGAGCTTCGATCGGCTTCATCTTGCCACCGTCGATGACGCGCAGGAAGCCCCGACCGTTCGGCAGCTCGCGGTGCGTCACTTCGGGCGTGCGCGGTGCGAGCGGTTGCTTGACCGGGGGTTCACACGGTCCAGACGTCAACAGCGCGGCAAGGAACTCGTCGATCGTCCAAACATGGTCCGTGATCCCGAGCTGCATCGCGGGCGTGACGCGCAACGTCTTCACGACCGTTCCGAGGTTGTACCAGGCATAGTTCAGCGCAACGGCGGCGCAGTGGTTCTCGGACTTTTTGCTGAACGCGTAGCAGAGTCGGCGCATGCGGCCGATGTGATGGCGCATCGTGCCATTGTTTCGCTCGATGTAGGCCGTGCTCGCCTTGTCCAGGTTCGGGGCCCCGAACACGACTTTCTTCGTGATGAACGGATCGCGAGGGGGCTCGTAGCGGTAGTCATCACGACGTCCTTTGCTGCCGTAGTTCTTCACCGTCATGGCGTAATCGATACCAGGGCCGAACGCGGCACCAACGGCGTTGACGTACGGCGCAAAGCCGTCGCTGGTCATCGCAGGCATCACCACGAGACGCGAGCGCAAATCGTTCATAAACGCCTTGGCGCTTTCCTCGTTGCGCTTGCCAACGTGCCACGAAATGACGAACCGGGACGACGAATCGAGAGCCACGAACGTGTACGCCTCCCCGACATCGGGACCATCTTTCGGCGTAACGCGAGCCTGCTTCTTGGCCACGTAGGACCAAATTTCATCGACGGTCACAAGCGAGCAATGCAGCTCGCGAGAGAGGCGGTCGTGCAGGTTCGCGGCACCTTGACCGAGCGTAAGAGCAAGGCGACCAATGGTCTTTTGCTGGACACCGGTCATGCGCTCGATCGCGCGTTCCGAGTTGCCTTCGACCAAAGCCGCAAGCACGGCAAGACGCTTCTCGTCGGACAGGACGTTCGCCATGGTCCCCTCGCGATGCGTACCGGCATCGACTCACGTCGAAGTCATCGGAACGCGTCAAGTGATGGGACAAATATATCGCAAACCCAAGCGTTTGCTAGGGTTTGCCCTAGTGCTAGGACAATGTATGTCAGTTTGGCGGGGTGAAACAACGTGCAAGAACCGCGTTGAAACAAGGTCAAGCGAATTGTTTTATGGTCGGACGAATATCGTCATCGGTGCGGGTGTTCAGGATCTCGCCTTGACGTACCGCGAAGCACATGCTTTCCATGGTCCTACGTCCAGACGGACGATGGCAACAGAACAAAAGAAAGAAGCGAGTTCGCGAGGTGGCGCCTCATCAAACTCGCTCCACGTCCTGCCAGGGTCGTGGAGCCGAGACTATGGGAATGCTGGCCATTCGTCAAGGAGATGTTCTGTTCTTCGCGCGCTCGCTCATGTGGAGCATAACGCAGATGAACAACATCGATGAATTGGACGATATTGGCCGGATCGAGCGCTTCCAAAATCTATGGGAACAGCGCAAAGCATTGTTGGGCCGACAGGTGACTCAGGAAGAACTGGACGACCTCGCGGCGCAATGCAAGGTGAAGTCGGTAAAGCTTCACTTGAACCACGACCCTTCGCTAACGCCAGTTGTTGGTGGTCCGGCACGGACCAAATTCTGACGAGTCGATCGTCGCAATGGGGTAGGTCAGGAGCTACCGCCGTTTCTTCCGATGCCACGGCGTAGGCGGGGTTGGTTGCGGCGGTTCGCGCCATCGTCCAGATGTGACCACGCTTCGCAACCACTTGCGACTGCGCGCAAGCCGCGCGTTGTACGTCCCGTCCCCCATCTGCGCGTCGTGGTAGCGCTCGACGTACGGCACTTCCGCCGCAACGTTCAGAAGGAAGCGAGCGACAAGGGGACGTTCTTCGATGCGTCGGAGCAGATCCCGCGCTTCCAAACGCGCCACGGGAGAGCATGACGGCCATTCCGCGGGCTCATCCTGGAAAGCCTCGTACCGCGTCGATGCCTTGCGCTTGTAGTTCATGAACGCGTTTTTTGCGACCAAGAACATGAACCGAAGCAAGGCGACGTCGGGCTCGTCAAGCTCGTAGCCCTGGATTCGTCCGTCTTGGATGCCTTGCCACGTGACGATCTCGACGTGCTGCGCGATATCGTCGATCTCGCGTTCTGGACAGCCGTGACGGCGCAGCGCCGCGCAAATGCACGGGCGCAAGGCGTGCGTCTCTTCCGGGGTGGCATCGACGATGCGATTCCCCGCGTGATTGATGACGAATCGCATCACTTCCCCCGCAGTGGCCGAACGCCCTTGCTCGTAATGGTGAAGCGACCGTCCAAGGCCACGTCCAGATCCAGCTCGGAAGCCGCAGAGATGCCGCGTGCGAGGGCCATGCTGCCCGGCTCATTCCCATCGAAAAAGTCGCGGATGTACGCGCGACGGAAGCCGAGCAAGCGAGCGATCGTGATCCATGAGTATTCGCGGCGAAGCTGCCGAACGAGCGCGCGCAGGTTTGCCC includes:
- a CDS encoding transposase: MANVLSDEKRLAVLAALVEGNSERAIERMTGVQQKTIGRLALTLGQGAANLHDRLSRELHCSLVTVDEIWSYVAKKQARVTPKDGPDVGEAYTFVALDSSSRFVISWHVGKRNEESAKAFMNDLRSRLVVMPAMTSDGFAPYVNAVGAAFGPGIDYAMTVKNYGSKGRRDDYRYEPPRDPFITKKVVFGAPNLDKASTAYIERNNGTMRHHIGRMRRLCYAFSKKSENHCAAVALNYAWYNLGTVVKTLRVTPAMQLGITDHVWTIDEFLAALLTSGPCEPPVKQPLAPRTPEVTHRELPNGRGFLRVIDGGKMKPIEAPKPVPMTPAPIAVAAPIADENGQLDLLSWRPKEKQLSLFTDS